From a region of the Deltaproteobacteria bacterium genome:
- a CDS encoding formate dehydrogenase accessory protein FdhE, which produces MPQTARKREHLDRTVREKPEYREILSLFQGLFAYIDGREGETGISFSLPDRFEAERIEGGLPLLAPESLSIDRERAASFLDGIVGVMRGVNRDPLGGEELDRIGQALKENSLDLAPLLSACLQRERKCVEEASAAISVRPPLLTFILEVSLKTALSVAAESVDPKAVEGWKEGYCPVCGSRAGMDELAGEEGKRLLSCSACSFRWAFPRLKCPFCGNQDPESLSYFVAGDEPVRVGVCRKCTRYIKTRDSRKGNGDVPLEAEDLSTLHLDLLAGKEGFEKGR; this is translated from the coding sequence ATGCCGCAGACCGCCAGAAAACGCGAACACCTCGATCGCACGGTACGGGAAAAGCCGGAGTACCGTGAGATCCTTTCTCTGTTCCAGGGCCTTTTCGCATACATAGACGGGAGGGAAGGGGAGACCGGCATCTCCTTTTCCCTCCCCGATCGTTTCGAAGCCGAGAGAATCGAAGGCGGCCTCCCCCTTCTCGCCCCGGAGAGCCTTTCCATCGATCGGGAAAGGGCGGCGTCGTTCCTCGACGGCATCGTGGGAGTCATGCGCGGGGTGAATCGCGATCCCCTCGGAGGTGAAGAGCTCGACCGGATCGGGCAGGCGCTCAAGGAAAACTCCCTTGACCTCGCGCCCCTCCTTTCCGCCTGTCTTCAACGGGAAAGGAAATGCGTAGAGGAGGCCTCCGCCGCGATTTCCGTCCGCCCGCCGCTTTTGACGTTCATACTGGAAGTTTCCCTTAAAACCGCGCTTTCGGTGGCCGCGGAATCGGTCGATCCGAAGGCTGTGGAAGGCTGGAAGGAAGGATATTGCCCGGTCTGCGGATCGCGGGCGGGTATGGACGAACTGGCAGGGGAAGAAGGAAAGCGGCTTCTCTCCTGCTCCGCCTGCTCCTTCCGGTGGGCCTTTCCAAGGCTTAAATGCCCCTTTTGCGGGAACCAGGATCCGGAGAGCCTGTCCTACTTCGTCGCCGGAGACGAGCCTGTCCGCGTGGGCGTCTGCCGCAAGTGCACCCGGTATATAAAGACAAGGGATTCCCGCAAGGGAAACGGAGACGTACCGCTGGAAGCGGAAGATCTTTCTACGCTTCACCTGGATCTGCTGGCGGGCAAGGAAGGCTTCGAGAAGGGCCGATGA
- the fdhD gene encoding formate dehydrogenase accessory sulfurtransferase FdhD, whose protein sequence is MSEKEKEETETPLPVLRYDGRRLSGTDHFPVREFPIALTVNGIELATLIASPHDLVYLVAGFLRMQGLVKRADDLLALSVCGDFGAATVRIRGEVPSRLTPTLTSGCGAGISFKLQQPLPRNDRAAAKEERIYSPADVFTMMNELARRAENYRSHGGIHSAAVGDGRTVLLHAEDIGRHNTLDRIAGEALLKNIDLSGMILVTSGRISSELVSKAVSLGIVLIASRTSPTDLAVRLAREHGIALIGYARGGKFNLYAGPERLAFPPEEVRIDGVTGVILAGGASSRMGSNKALLPYQGGRFVEAIHRQMASLFRNVLIVTNTPQLFDFLPCPKVKDLIPGMGALSGIHSGLFHSQDPRVFVAACDMPNLNPGLIRHLASLADENDVVVPEGTKGLEPLHAVYGKSALPAIEDALHAGKGRVVSFFDKVKVRKVSAGEVSRLDPDFRSFRNINTPEEYFRFREEGKPAQSAEHGKPHTGKDGG, encoded by the coding sequence ATGAGCGAAAAGGAAAAGGAAGAAACGGAAACGCCTCTTCCCGTACTGCGATACGACGGGCGGCGGCTTTCCGGAACCGACCACTTTCCCGTCAGGGAATTCCCTATCGCGCTTACCGTCAACGGAATCGAACTCGCCACGCTCATCGCTTCTCCACACGATCTTGTTTACCTTGTGGCAGGGTTCCTGCGTATGCAGGGGCTGGTGAAAAGGGCCGACGACCTGCTCGCGCTCAGCGTATGCGGGGACTTCGGCGCGGCCACAGTCCGGATTCGCGGCGAGGTGCCCTCGAGGCTCACCCCGACGCTCACTTCCGGCTGCGGCGCGGGGATCTCGTTCAAACTCCAGCAACCGCTGCCGCGAAATGACCGCGCTGCCGCAAAAGAAGAGCGGATCTATTCCCCGGCCGACGTCTTCACCATGATGAACGAACTCGCCAGGCGCGCGGAGAACTACAGGAGCCATGGAGGGATCCACTCCGCCGCAGTCGGGGACGGCCGTACCGTCCTTTTGCACGCGGAGGACATAGGACGCCACAACACGCTGGACCGGATCGCAGGCGAGGCGCTGCTGAAGAACATCGATCTGTCCGGGATGATCCTCGTGACCTCCGGCAGGATCTCGTCCGAACTGGTATCGAAGGCGGTCTCCCTGGGAATCGTCCTTATCGCCTCGCGCACCTCCCCGACCGACCTCGCGGTCCGGTTGGCACGGGAGCACGGGATCGCCCTTATCGGTTACGCGCGGGGGGGAAAGTTCAACCTTTATGCCGGCCCGGAACGGCTCGCCTTTCCGCCCGAGGAAGTGCGGATCGACGGCGTCACCGGCGTCATACTTGCCGGAGGCGCATCCAGCCGCATGGGGAGCAACAAGGCTCTCCTTCCCTACCAGGGAGGAAGGTTCGTCGAGGCGATCCACCGGCAGATGGCCTCCCTCTTCCGTAACGTCCTGATCGTCACCAACACTCCGCAGCTCTTCGATTTCCTTCCCTGCCCGAAAGTGAAGGACCTGATCCCGGGGATGGGAGCGTTGTCGGGGATCCACTCGGGACTCTTCCACAGCCAGGACCCGCGCGTATTCGTCGCCGCCTGCGACATGCCGAACCTCAACCCCGGCCTGATCCGCCACCTGGCCTCTCTTGCGGATGAAAACGACGTGGTCGTCCCCGAGGGGACGAAAGGGCTCGAGCCGCTGCACGCCGTGTACGGGAAAAGCGCGCTTCCGGCCATCGAGGATGCCCTCCACGCGGGAAAAGGAAGGGTCGTTTCCTTTTTCGACAAGGTGAAAGTCCGGAAGGTCTCCGCAGGGGAGGTTTCCAGGCTCGACCCCGACTTCCGTTCCTTCCGGAACATCAATACCCCGGAGGAGTACTTCCGTTTCCGCGAAGAGGGGAAGCCGGCGCAATCCGCGGAACACGGGAAGCCGCACACGGGGAAAGACGGAGGTTGA
- a CDS encoding formate dehydrogenase subunit gamma, whose product MGKSIERFNARERILHWFVMVSFFMLVFSGLGLYSRIFHGYFDLFGGGEAAIFVHKYTGVVFFVSSVLLFFNHFKEMNFFDEDDRRWFKLLGGYLDRDPEHINSGKFNAGQKAYGLFMGIATIILGVTGFINWFPGSFPIGIVQISLLIHGLLFILFIMFVIVHAYLTTIGNPGTLESMIYGNVRKIWAKTHHPKWYKEISGQ is encoded by the coding sequence ATGGGTAAATCCATAGAAAGGTTCAACGCGAGGGAAAGGATCCTCCACTGGTTCGTGATGGTGTCGTTCTTCATGCTGGTGTTTTCGGGACTGGGACTTTACTCCAGGATTTTTCACGGATATTTCGACCTCTTCGGCGGGGGGGAAGCCGCCATCTTCGTCCATAAATACACGGGGGTCGTCTTCTTCGTAAGTTCCGTCCTGCTCTTCTTCAACCATTTCAAGGAAATGAATTTTTTCGACGAGGACGACCGGCGATGGTTCAAACTGCTGGGAGGATACCTCGACCGGGACCCGGAACACATAAACAGCGGCAAGTTCAACGCCGGGCAAAAAGCTTACGGGCTGTTCATGGGGATAGCGACGATCATTCTCGGCGTCACCGGATTCATCAACTGGTTCCCCGGGTCGTTCCCGATCGGCATCGTCCAGATCTCACTATTGATACACGGACTTCTTTTCATCCTCTTCATCATGTTCGTGATCGTCCATGCCTACCTGACCACCATCGGAAACCCGGGCACGCTCGAAAGCATGATCTACGGGAACGTCCGAAAAATCTGGGCGAAAACCCACCATCCGAAATGGTATAAGGAGATATCGGGCCAGTAA
- a CDS encoding thioredoxin domain-containing protein, with the protein MKNFPGKIRMVVKQYPYRYRDFSIIASEAALAAGEQGKFWEMHHLLLLNSPDLDRGNLLRCAREIGLDLGKFTNSLDGAKHAYVIERDRKLAESLDLYSTPTYFINGRKVVGDRDYEYLREIVEEELAAAK; encoded by the coding sequence CTGAAAAACTTCCCGGGAAAAATACGGATGGTCGTAAAGCAGTACCCCTACCGCTACCGGGACTTTTCCATCATCGCCTCCGAAGCGGCGCTTGCTGCGGGAGAACAGGGTAAGTTCTGGGAGATGCATCATCTTCTTCTCCTGAATTCTCCCGACCTGGATCGCGGGAATCTCCTTCGTTGCGCAAGGGAGATCGGACTGGACCTGGGAAAATTCACGAATTCCCTCGACGGTGCGAAACACGCCTATGTCATCGAACGCGATCGGAAGCTCGCCGAATCGCTTGACCTCTACAGCACGCCGACGTATTTCATAAACGGACGGAAAGTCGTAGGCGACCGCGACTACGAATATCTCAGGGAGATCGTGGAGGAAGAGCTTGCGGCGGCGAAGTGA
- a CDS encoding cytochrome-c peroxidase: protein MTAAFLLFAPPATAGILSPLPPPPVPKENLQTPEKIELGKKLFFDRRLSGDGTMNCASCHIPDKAFTDGQELSLSYPTTRNWRNAPTLINAAYFRHLFHDGRAASLEEQALFPIMSPFEMNLNLDFLEEKIRAVPEYDGAFRKVFGGEPTRMRVAMAISAFERTLVSANAPIDRYLAGTQDALSPEARQGYGIFTGKGKCADCHSGPLLSDERFHALGVPEKTEHLKDPRITATRRFVAKVYGYEDYRSLEEDPGRYLITKEKKDWKAFRTPTLREIAKTAPYMHNGTLKTLEDVIEFYDRGGGPGNRELSPLGLTVKEKQALKTFLVEALTGDPIAVKVPEIPR, encoded by the coding sequence CTGACAGCGGCTTTTCTCCTCTTTGCGCCGCCCGCAACGGCGGGGATCCTTTCCCCGCTTCCCCCGCCGCCTGTCCCGAAGGAGAACCTTCAGACACCGGAAAAGATAGAGCTTGGAAAGAAGCTCTTTTTCGACCGGCGTCTCTCCGGCGACGGGACGATGAACTGCGCCTCCTGCCATATCCCGGACAAGGCGTTCACGGACGGCCAGGAGCTTTCCCTGAGCTACCCCACTACCCGGAACTGGCGGAACGCGCCGACTCTCATCAACGCGGCCTATTTCAGGCATCTGTTCCATGACGGCCGCGCCGCGTCGCTCGAAGAGCAGGCGCTTTTTCCGATAATGTCACCATTCGAGATGAACCTGAACCTCGACTTTCTCGAAGAGAAGATCCGTGCCGTTCCCGAATACGACGGCGCTTTCCGGAAGGTGTTCGGCGGAGAGCCTACGAGGATGCGGGTTGCGATGGCGATCTCGGCATTCGAGCGGACGCTGGTCTCCGCGAACGCCCCGATCGACCGGTACCTTGCCGGAACGCAGGACGCTCTTTCTCCGGAGGCGCGGCAAGGTTACGGAATCTTCACCGGGAAGGGAAAATGCGCCGACTGCCATTCCGGTCCCCTCCTGTCGGACGAGCGGTTCCACGCGCTTGGCGTCCCGGAGAAGACGGAACATCTTAAAGATCCCCGCATCACGGCCACGAGGCGTTTCGTCGCAAAGGTCTACGGCTACGAGGATTACCGGAGCCTCGAAGAGGATCCCGGGCGTTATTTAATTACGAAAGAGAAGAAGGACTGGAAGGCATTCCGGACTCCCACCCTCAGGGAAATCGCGAAAACCGCTCCCTATATGCATAACGGGACGCTGAAAACCCTGGAGGACGTCATCGAATTCTACGACCGGGGCGGCGGTCCGGGGAACAGGGAACTATCCCCGCTGGGGCTGACCGTCAAGGAAAAGCAGGCCCTGAAAACCTTCCTCGTCGAGGCCCTCACCGGCGACCCGATCGCCGTCAAGGTCCCGGAAATCCCCCGATAG
- a CDS encoding 4Fe-4S dicluster domain-containing protein — protein sequence MAESRMGFLVDTSRCIGCRSCQVACKQWNKLDPDKTVNQGTYENPRDLTPNLYNRIRFVEKSDGGNVKWLFLNERCMHCGDAGCLKVCPSPGALYRTREGFVAFNAEKCISCKYCVSACPFGAPRYGTGEKVSKCHLCSDRIGAGMFPACAKACPTQALQYGPRSGLVAKAKASKKTVYGEADLSGLGVLYLLDDKPESYGLAANPSIPTAVFLWKDVLKPLGLIGFWGSIIGVLTHYVTFGPRKLEEENSEKGGGANG from the coding sequence ATGGCCGAATCGAGAATGGGATTTCTGGTCGATACGTCGCGCTGCATAGGCTGCCGCTCCTGCCAGGTGGCTTGCAAGCAGTGGAACAAGCTCGATCCCGACAAAACCGTGAACCAGGGGACCTACGAGAACCCCCGCGACCTGACACCCAACCTTTATAACCGGATCCGGTTCGTCGAGAAGTCCGACGGCGGAAACGTGAAATGGCTCTTCCTGAACGAAAGGTGCATGCACTGCGGAGACGCCGGGTGCCTGAAGGTTTGTCCTTCGCCGGGCGCCCTCTACCGCACCCGGGAAGGGTTCGTCGCCTTCAATGCGGAGAAGTGCATTTCCTGCAAGTATTGCGTTTCGGCCTGCCCCTTCGGGGCTCCGCGCTACGGCACCGGCGAGAAGGTCTCCAAGTGCCACCTCTGCTCCGACCGGATCGGGGCGGGGATGTTCCCCGCCTGCGCGAAGGCATGCCCGACGCAGGCGCTTCAGTACGGCCCGAGAAGCGGGCTCGTCGCCAAGGCGAAGGCGTCGAAGAAGACCGTTTACGGAGAGGCGGACCTCTCCGGCCTGGGCGTGCTTTACCTGCTGGACGACAAGCCTGAAAGCTACGGCCTTGCGGCCAACCCCTCCATTCCCACGGCCGTCTTCCTGTGGAAGGACGTACTCAAACCCCTTGGGCTCATCGGATTCTGGGGCAGCATCATCGGCGTGCTGACGCACTACGTCACCTTCGGACCCAGAAAACTGGAGGAGGAGAATTCGGAGAAGGGAGGAGGCGCCAATGGGTAA